The following are from one region of the Sorghum bicolor cultivar BTx623 chromosome 2, Sorghum_bicolor_NCBIv3, whole genome shotgun sequence genome:
- the LOC110432547 gene encoding histidine--tRNA ligase, chloroplastic/mitochondrial-like encodes MAALSSSPSFRHLLLLRPRLLLSPTCLAGSFSRRHIHGRRRLFSSASSSTLTHGEASSTHGDADGVVEVNPPRGTRDFTPEDMRLRTWLFDQFREVSRIMAFEEVDFPVLESEALFIRKAGEEITQQLYNFEDKGGRRVVLRPEITPSLARLVIKQGKSVSLPLKWFTIGQCWRYERMTRGRRREHYQWNMDIFGVPKVRAEAELLHAIVLLFQRLGITSSDVGIRVSSRKVLQAVLNMYFIPEHLFTEVCVIVDKLGKITREEIEKELISTGLSSEAVQGIINVLSLKSLSKLEEVLGSGVEAVADLKKLFSFAEQYGYADWICFDASVVRGLAYYTGIVFEAFDREGKLRAICGGGRYDRLLSTFGSEDIPACGFGFGDAVIVELLKEKGLLPDLSRQIDDIVFPLDEELEGPASSIASSLRKKGRSVDLVEDKRLKWVFKHAERINASRLILVGNSEWERGMVRVKILSTREEFEVKAGELE; translated from the exons ATGGCGGCGttgtcgtcgtcgccgtcgtttcgccacctcctccttctCCGCCCGCGCTTGCTCCTCAGCCCCACCTGCCTTGCTGGCTCCTTCTCGCGCCGCCAcatccatggccgccgccgtctcTTCTCCTCTGCATCCTCCTCGACACTGACCCACGGCGAGGCCTCCTCGACACACGGTGATGCTGATGGCGTCGTCGAAGTCAACCCTCCGCGCGGAACTAGGGACTTTACGCCGGAGGACATGCGGCTCCGCACCTGGCTCTTCGACCAATTCAGGGAGGTCTCCCGCATCATGGCCTTCGAGGAGGTGGACTTCCCCGTCCTTGAGTCGGAGGCGCTCTTCATCCGGAAGGCAGGGGAAGAGATTACGCAGCAG ctctacaactttgaggATAAAGGGGGTCGCCGTGTTGTTCTCAGGCCGGAAATCACCCCTTCTCTCGCGCGCCTAGTCATAAAGCAAGG AAAATCAGTCTCCCTTCCACTAAAATGGTTTACTATAGGACAGTGCTGGCGATATGAGCGCATGACCAGAGGAAGAAGACGGGAACATTACCAATGGAATATGGATATATTTGGTGTGCCTAAAGTTCGG GCTGAGGCAGAGCTTCTTCATGCAATTGTTCTCTTATTTCAACGTCTTGGAATTACATCTTCTGATGTGGGGATCAGGGTGTCCAGTCGGAAG GTTCTTCAGGCTGTGTTGAACATGTACTTCATCCCAGAACATTTATTCACTGAAGTTTGTGTTATTGTTGATAAA TTGGGTAAAATAACTAGGGAAGAAATTGAGAAGGAACTTATTTCAACTGGGCTGTCATCCGAAGCTGTCCAGGGTATCATCAATGTGCTTTCGCTCAAGTCACTTTCCAAGCTTGAAG AGGTGCTAGGATCTGGTGTTGAAGCTGTTGCTGACTTGAAAAAACTCTTCTCATTTGCGGAGCAATATGGTTATGCTGATTGGATTTGTTTTGATGCATCAGTGGTCCGTGGCCTTGCATACTACACAGGAATTGTATTTGAG GCATTTGATAGAGAGGGAAAACTGAGAGCAATTTGTGGTGGTGGAAGGTATGATAGATTGCTTTCAACATTTGGAAGTGAAGATATACCAGCTTGTGGCTTCGGATTTGGAGATGCTGTTATAGTGGAA CTGTTGAAAGAAAAGGGTCTCTTGCCTGATCTGTCACGTCAAATTGATGACATTGTCTTCCCTTTGGACGAAGAACTTGAAGGACCAGCATCCAGTATTGCTTCCTCTCTGAGAAAGAAAGGGCGTTCTGTTGACCTTGTAGAAGACAAGCGTCTCAAATG GGTATTTAAGCACGCAGAGAGGATCAATGCTAGCAGGCTGATATTGGTCGGAAATTCGGAGTGGGAGCGAGGCATGGTTCGTGTAAAGATACTATCAACCAGAGAAGAATTCGAGGTAAAGGCGGGTGAACTAGAGTGA
- the LOC8062582 gene encoding mavicyanin, whose translation MATSKLALVAVMAAAVLLGMASAATYNVGEPSGSWDLRTNYGTWVSSKRFHPGDQIVFKYSPQAHDVVEVSKADYDSCSNANPIATHNSGNDAIALASPGTRYFICGFPGHCTGGMKIQIDVVPSANSLAPAGAPSANSPVSPPPAPASAATKATGFGALAAVMIAAGLMAY comes from the coding sequence ATGGCAACAAGCAAGCTTGCGCTCGTGGCCGTGATGGcagcagccgtcctcctgggcATGGCGTCGGCGGCGACCTACAACGTCGGCGAGCCCAGCGGGTCCTGGGACCTGCGCACAAACTACGGCACCTGGGTCTCGTCCAAGAGGTTCCACCCGGGTGACCAGATCGTGTTCAAGTACTCACCCCAAGCGCACGACGTGGTGGAGGTGAGCAAGGCGGACTACGACTCCTGCTCCAACGCGAATCCCATCGCCACCCACAACTCCGGCAACGACGCCATCGCCCTCGCCTCCCCGGGCACCCGCTACTTCATCTGCGGATTCCCTGGCCACTGCACCGGAGGCATGAAGATCCAGATCGACGTCGTGCCCAGCGCCAACTCCCTCGCCCCCGCCGGCGCTCCCTCCGCTAACTCTCCCGTCTCTCCCCCGCCAGCGCCCGCTTCCGCCGCTACGAAGGCCACCGGTTTCGGCGCCCTCGCCGCCGTCATGATCGCCGCAGGCCTTATGGCTTACTAG
- the LOC8063853 gene encoding mannan synthase 1 has translation MRRLGLLGTAAAAASGSRSPATTMPPSSVMRAAWQAVRWSVVVPTLQVAVYVCAAMSLMLFLERLYMAAVITGLWLRRRRNKQRSRRRLADELDDDDLEAGDDDHCCPMVLVQIPMFNEGQVYRLSIGAACGMSWPSDRLVIQVLDDSTNPAIRELVEVECLRWAGKGVRIRYENRSNRNGYKAGAMREGLKKHYARECEFVAIFDADFQPDSDFLRRTVPLLQRDPGVALVQARWRYVNADDCILTRIQEMSLNYHFAVEQEVGSACHAFFGFNGTAGVWRVAALADAGGWKERTTVEDMDLAVRASLRGWRFVYVGDLVVRNELPSTFKAYRYQQHRWSCGPANLFRKVLPEILRSDRVSLGKKLHLLYAFFFVRKVVAHLVTFLFYCVVIPACVLVQGDVRLPKYVAMYVPALITLLNAACTPRSCHLLIFWILFENVMSMHRSKAAVIGLLEASRANEWVVTDKLGSGKAAPVVARKKKQQVLRSRCCSTRREMHVLELAMGACLLYCAVYDIVFFGRDHYYMYLLLQSAAAFIVGFGYVGASAPS, from the exons ATGAGGAGGCTCGGGTTGTTGGGTACTGCGGCAGCCGCAGCATCAGGGTCTCGGTCTCCGGCGACGACGATGCCGCCGTCGTCCGTGATGCGCGCGGCCTGGCAGGCGGTGCGGTGGTCCGTGGTGGTGCCGACGCTGCAGGTCGCCGTGTACGTCTGCGCCGCCATGTCGCTGATGCTCTTCCTCGAGCGCCTCTACATGGCGGCCGTGATCACCGGGCTCTGGCTGCGCCGGCGCCGCAATAAGCAGCGCTCCCGACGCCGCCTCGCCGACGAGCTGGACGACGACGACCTGGAGGCCGGCGACGACGACCACTGCTGCCCCATGGTCCTGGTCCAGATCCCCATGTTCAACGAGGGACAG GTGTACCGTCTGTCCATCGGAGCGGCGTGCGGGATGTCATGGCCATCGGACCGGCTGGTGATCCAAGTGCTGGACGACTCGACGAACCCGGCCATCAGGGAGCTGGTGGAGGTGGAGTGCTTGCGGTGGGCGGGCAAGGGCGTGCGCATCCGCTACGAGAACCGCAGCAACCGCAACGGGTACAAGGCCGGCGCCATGCGCGAGGGCCTCAAGAAGCACTACGCCAGGGAGTGCGAGTTCGTGGCCATCTTCGACGCCGACTTCCAGCCGGACTCGGACTTCCTCCGGCGCACGGTCCCGCTGCTGCAGCGCGACCCCGGCGTCGCCCTGGTGCAGGCCCGCTGGCGCTACGTCAACGCCGACGACTGCATCCTCACCCGCATCCAGGAGATGTCCCTCAACTACCACTTCGCCGTGGAGCAGGAGGTGGGCTCCGCCTGCCACGCCTTCTTCGGCTTCAACGGCACGGCCGGGGTGTGGCGCGTCGCCGCGCTGGCGGACGCCGGCGGGTGGAAGGAGCGCACCACTGTGGAGGACATGGACCTGGCCGTGCGCGCCAGCCTCCGCGGCTGGCGCTTCGTCTACGTCGGCGACCTCGTCGTGCGCAACGAGCTGCCCAGCACCTTCAAGGCGTACCGCTACCAGCAGCACCGGTGGTCGTGCGGCCCCGCCAACCTGTTCCGCAAGGTGCTGCCGGAGATCCTCCGCAGCGACCGGGTGTCGCTGGGGAAGAAGCTGCACCTCCTCTACGCCTTCTTCTTCGTCAGGAAGGTGGTGGCGCACCTCGTCACTTTCCTCTTCTACTGCGTCGTCATCCCGGCATGCGTGCTGGTGCAGGGCGACGTGCGACTGCCCAAGTACGTGGCCATGTACGTGCCGGCGCTCATCACGCTGCTCAACGCCGCCTGCACGCCAAGGTCCTGCCACCTCCTCATCTTCTGGATCCTCTTCGAGAACGTCATGTCCATGCACCGATCCAAGGCCGCCGTCATCGGACTGCTGGAGGCCAGCCGCGCCAACGAGTGGGTGGTCACCGACAAGCTCGGCAGCGGCAAGGCTGCTCCGGTGGTCGCGAGGAAGAAGAAACAGCAGGTGCTCCGGAGCAGGTGCTGCAGCACGAGGCGGGAGATGCATGTGCTGGAGCTCGCCATGGGGGCGTGCCTGCTCTATTGCGCCGTCTACGACATTGTCTTCTTCGGCCGCGACCACTACTACATGTACCTGCTCCTGCAATCGGCGGCGGCCTTTATCGTTGGCTTCGGCTACGTGGGAGCCTCGGCACCCTCCTGA
- the LOC8062581 gene encoding probable serine/threonine-protein kinase PBL23, protein MGILCCFQSHTGDGTAHHDHFVASSPATSSSSVPSSYRRAPPERQSAGVEKSSRRNDSIDNSNLVALVNDIVTESVSYHHRRVAEEILKMGKAGKVTARAFTYAELCEATGGFRPESLLGEGGFGPVYRGRLGSSSGPEVAVKQLDRNGMQGTREFLVEALMLSLLKHPNLVTLLGFCTDADHRMLIYEYMPLGSLEDHLLDLPPGRAPLDWATRMGVAQDAARGLEYLHDAAQPPVIYRDFKASNILLDTGFRARLSDFGLAKVGPVGDKTHVSTRVMGTYGYCAPEYALTGKLTTMSDVYSFGVVFLEIITGSRAIDTTRPPDKHNLVLWAGPRFKDKRRFAEMADPLLQGAYPTKGLYQALAIAAMCLQEDATMRPVISDVVTALEYLTVAGGGAADEEPAPDPKQQQQQQQIDVIGHADDQA, encoded by the exons ATGGGCATCTTGTGTTGCTTCCAGTCCCACACCGGCGACGGGACCGCCCACCATGATCATTTTGTGGCTTCGTCCCCGGCTACCTCTTCGTCCTCTGTCCCCTCGTCGTACCGTCGTGCTCCCCCCGAGCGGCAGTCCGCCGGCGTGGAGAAGAGCAGCAGGAGGAACGACAGCATCGACAACAGCAACCTGGTCGCCCTCGTCAACGACATCGTCACCGAGTCAG TGAGCTACCATCACAGGCGGGTGGCCGAGGAGATCCTCAAGATGGGCAAGGCGGGCAAGGTGACGGCGCGCGCCTTCACGTACGCCGAGCTGTGCGAGGCCACGGGCGGGTTCCGGCCGGAGTCGCTGCTGGGCGAGGGCGGCTTCGGCCCCGTCTACAGGGGCCGCCTGGGCTCGTCGTCGGGACCGGAGGTGGCCGTCAAGCAGCTGGACCGCAACGGCATGCAGGGCACGCGCGAGTTCCTGGTGGAGGCGCTCATGCTCAGCCTGCTCAAGCACCCCAACCTGGTGACGCTGCTGGGCTTCTGCACCGACGCCGACCACCGCATGCTCATCTACGAGTACATGCCGCTGGGGTCCCTGGAGGACCACCTGCTGGACCTGCCGCCGGGGCGCGCGCCGCTCGACTGGGCGACGCGCATGGGCGTCGCGCAGGACGCCGCGCGCGGCCTCGAGTACCTGCACGACGCCGCGCAGCCGCCCGTGATCTACCGCGACTTCAAGGCCTCCAACATCCTGCTCGACACCGGCTTCCGCGCACGCCTCTCCGACTTCGGGCTCGCCAAGGTCGGCCCCGTCGGCGACAAGACACACGTCTCCACGCGCGTCATGGGCACCTACGGCTACTGCGCACCGGAGTACGCGCTCACGGGCAAGCTCACCACCATGTCCGACGTCTACAGCTTCGGCGTCGTCTTCCTCGAGATCATCACCGGCAGCCGCGCCATCGACACCACCAGGCCGCCAGACAAGCACAACCTCGTCCTCTGGGCCGGCCCGCGATTCAAGGACAAGCGACGGTTCGCCGAGATGGCCGACCCGCTGCTCCAGGGCGCATACCCAACCAAGGGACTCTACCAGGCGCTCGCCATCGCAGCCATGTGCCTCCAGGAGGATGCCACCATGCGCCCCGTCATCAGCGACGTCGTCACCGCGCTCGAGTACCTCACCGTTGCAGGCGGAGGCGCCGCTGACGAAGAACCGGCTCCGGAtcccaagcagcagcagcagcagcagcaaataGACGTTATCGGCCACGCCGACGACCAAGCGTAA
- the LOC8062580 gene encoding uncharacterized protein LOC8062580, giving the protein MSWRWAAAARKLAGMPQLRTPGAFTGGLLYRSFGSDSIGSRKSSLPRRVLSIGAISLAGGLVLSAVNDLAIFNGCTTKAIEHAADNPAVVEAIGAPIVRGPWYESSLMVGHRRRSVSCTFPVSGPHGSGFLQIKATRNGEDGLLSFLRHHDWEILMLEAHLHVPSDDEEQKRLVKVNLASDGRGEDGDPESEC; this is encoded by the exons ATGTCGTGGagatgggcggcggcggcgagaaaGCTCGCCGGAATGCCCCAGTTGCGCACTCCAGGAGCCTTTACCGGCGGTCTTCTCTACCG CTCGTTCGGAAGCGACTCCATCGGAAGCCGCAAGAGCTCGCTACCACGGAGGGTCCTGTCGATCGGGGCCATCAGCCTTGCTGGCGGGCTCGTGCTCAGCGCCGTCAACGACCTCGCCATCTTCAATGGATGCACAAC TAAGGCAATCGAGCATGCTGCTGACAACCCTGCGGTTGTGGAAGCAATTGGAGCGCCGATAGTCAGAGGACCGTGGTACGAGTCTTCTCTTATGGTGGGCCATCGACGGAGatctgtgtcatgcacattccCCGTATCTGGGCCACATGGATCAGGATTTCTCCAGATTAAGGCAACCCGAAATGGAG AGGATGGTCTGCTTTCGTTTCTGCGGCATCACGACTGGGAGATCCTTATGCTGGAGGCTCATCTTCATGTACCTTCAGATGATGAGGAGCAGAAAAGGCTGGTTAAGGTGAATCTTGCTAGTGATGGCCGTGGGGAAGATGGGGATCCAGAGAGTGAGTGTTAA